The Desmonostoc muscorum LEGE 12446 genome includes a region encoding these proteins:
- a CDS encoding TIGR02652 family protein, whose protein sequence is MNPGLQYPIFGPEIQCPHCRQTIPALTLTDTYLCPRHGAFEANPKNGELIHLQSGRHWRRWNNEWYRQHTHPDGIRFEIHEALDKLYTQGYRATRVIIARRYQELMSGYLERSTPWRSGQPEASAARLYGLPVEFSPDPPEDPCWEVINFDLEKEPGVPVRYPYFRLFE, encoded by the coding sequence ATGAATCCAGGCTTGCAGTACCCAATATTTGGCCCTGAAATACAGTGTCCCCACTGTCGTCAGACCATTCCGGCGTTGACACTAACAGATACCTATTTATGTCCACGTCATGGCGCTTTTGAAGCTAACCCGAAAAATGGAGAGCTAATCCATTTACAATCGGGGCGTCACTGGCGCAGGTGGAATAATGAATGGTATAGACAGCACACTCACCCTGATGGTATCCGGTTTGAAATTCATGAAGCATTAGACAAGCTGTATACCCAAGGCTATCGAGCAACACGAGTGATTATTGCCCGACGCTATCAGGAATTGATGAGTGGCTACTTGGAACGCAGTACACCTTGGCGGTCTGGACAGCCAGAAGCATCAGCGGCGAGGCTATACGGTTTACCGGTAGAGTTTAGTCCCGACCCCCCAGAAGATCCCTGCTGGGAAGTGATTAATTTTGACTTGGAAAAAGAACCTGGCGTCCCTGTGCGTTACCCTTATTTCAGGTTATTTGAGTAA
- a CDS encoding photosystem II protein Y has translation MDIDFRLAIVLAPVAIAAGWAVFNIGAAALRQIQGFLDREA, from the coding sequence ATGGATATCGATTTTCGTTTAGCGATCGTTTTAGCACCAGTTGCTATTGCTGCTGGCTGGGCAGTGTTTAATATTGGCGCTGCGGCTTTAAGACAAATTCAAGGCTTTTTGGATAGAGAAGCCTAA
- a CDS encoding gamma carbonic anhydrase family protein: MSTASYWTSVDFSQAAFIADNAVVMGWVNIAAGASIWYGAVVRGDVERIDIGECTNIQDGAILHCDPGFPTIIEDHVTVGHRAVVHSAYIERGSLIGIGAVILDGVRVGAGSIIGAGAVVTKNIPPLSLVVGIPGKVQRQVTEVEAAELIEHAKRYEKLALVHAGKGTDVGFGRG, encoded by the coding sequence GTGTCTACCGCTTCTTACTGGACATCTGTCGATTTTTCTCAAGCTGCCTTCATTGCAGACAATGCTGTTGTTATGGGTTGGGTAAATATAGCAGCAGGAGCGAGCATTTGGTATGGAGCAGTGGTTAGAGGAGATGTTGAACGCATTGACATTGGCGAATGCACGAATATTCAGGATGGGGCAATTTTACATTGCGATCCTGGTTTTCCCACAATCATAGAAGATCATGTGACCGTAGGGCATCGCGCTGTGGTGCATTCCGCTTACATTGAGCGTGGAAGTTTGATTGGCATTGGCGCAGTGATTTTAGACGGTGTACGAGTGGGTGCTGGTAGCATTATTGGCGCCGGCGCAGTGGTAACTAAAAATATACCCCCCTTATCCCTAGTTGTCGGTATTCCCGGCAAAGTACAGCGCCAAGTAACAGAAGTTGAAGCCGCAGAACTCATCGAACACGCTAAGCGTTACGAAAAGTTAGCTTTAGTTCATGCAGGTAAAGGTACTGATGTCGGGTTTGGTAGGGGTTAG
- a CDS encoding bifunctional folylpolyglutamate synthase/dihydrofolate synthase has protein sequence MEIDSVIQPLQRFGVHLGLDRIVNLLANLGNPHHQVSVIHVAGTNGKGSVCAYLSSVLTEAGYRTGRYTSPHLVDWTERICLNEQPISSEELNQLFQQVQAAILPHEESPTQFEVITAAAWLYFAQAKVDVAVIEVGLGGRLDATNVCLEPLVTIITSISREHWQQLGPTVADIAREKAGILKPGRPVVVGQLPPDAEDVVRSRALELQCPIFMPQPARQIATGWAEYERGGDGEMGRWGDGGMEESPNKSIKYPLPLAGQIQLTNSALALTALEILQQQSWQISEAAIINGMAKTKWPGRMQWITWKNHKLLLDGAHNTAAAQVLRQYVDSLDAVKHKPVNWIMGMFADKDHADIFAALLRRGDRLFLVPIPVEPWPGRTSADLEELANLAYNLCPELSDRQIHPDLLTALETATSTSTKDDLIVICGSLYLVGDFLSTTKYNS, from the coding sequence GTGGAGATCGATTCTGTAATCCAACCTCTTCAACGCTTTGGTGTCCATCTGGGACTCGATCGCATTGTCAATCTTTTGGCAAATCTCGGCAATCCCCATCACCAAGTCTCAGTAATTCACGTTGCTGGTACCAATGGCAAAGGTTCAGTTTGTGCTTATCTTTCCTCGGTACTTACTGAGGCTGGCTATCGTACAGGACGGTACACTTCCCCTCATTTAGTTGATTGGACGGAACGTATTTGTCTGAATGAACAGCCAATTTCTTCTGAGGAATTAAACCAATTATTTCAACAAGTACAAGCTGCGATTCTTCCTCATGAGGAATCACCAACTCAATTTGAAGTAATTACCGCCGCAGCTTGGTTATATTTTGCCCAAGCTAAAGTCGATGTCGCAGTAATAGAAGTCGGACTAGGGGGACGGTTGGATGCTACTAATGTTTGTTTAGAACCTTTGGTTACGATTATCACTTCCATCAGCCGGGAACACTGGCAACAACTCGGCCCGACTGTCGCTGACATTGCTAGAGAAAAAGCAGGTATTCTCAAACCGGGGCGTCCTGTTGTAGTTGGACAATTGCCACCAGATGCCGAAGATGTGGTGCGATCGCGTGCTTTAGAATTACAATGCCCAATTTTTATGCCTCAACCCGCCCGCCAAATCGCTACGGGATGGGCAGAATATGAAAGAGGGGGAGATGGGGAGATGGGGAGATGGGGAGATGGGGGGATGGAAGAATCACCTAATAAATCTATTAAATATCCTTTGCCGTTAGCGGGACAAATTCAGTTAACTAATTCAGCTTTGGCTTTAACTGCTTTAGAGATTCTTCAACAACAGAGTTGGCAGATTTCGGAAGCAGCCATCATTAACGGGATGGCGAAAACTAAATGGCCGGGGCGGATGCAATGGATTACTTGGAAAAATCATAAATTATTACTTGATGGTGCTCATAACACAGCCGCAGCCCAAGTTCTCCGGCAATATGTGGATAGTTTAGATGCAGTAAAACACAAACCCGTAAATTGGATTATGGGAATGTTTGCTGATAAAGATCATGCTGATATTTTTGCTGCTTTATTGCGAAGGGGCGATCGCCTTTTTTTAGTACCAATACCAGTAGAACCTTGGCCTGGTAGAACTTCTGCTGATTTAGAAGAACTAGCTAATCTAGCTTACAACCTTTGTCCAGAATTAAGCGATCGCCAAATACATCCAGATTTGCTCACAGCATTAGAAACCGCAACCTCAACCTCTACCAAAGACGATTTAATCGTTATCTGTGGTTCCCTTTATTTAGTAGGCGATTTTTTATCAACTACCAAATATAATTCGTAA
- a CDS encoding VOC family protein, with protein sequence MHHASIRTANIHRAIAFYENLGFTISERFTTGYTLACWMEGLGGRIELLQIPEPKPAPDAFADEHYVGYYHLSFDLTEITPDLSTWLTSLQERVLKVEELEPLKVLLEPTQQQIGDRIYEVAFIADADGLPLEFIRVLAKFP encoded by the coding sequence ATGCACCATGCTTCTATTCGGACGGCGAATATTCACCGAGCGATCGCTTTCTATGAAAATTTAGGGTTTACAATTTCAGAACGCTTTACTACAGGCTACACTCTAGCTTGCTGGATGGAAGGATTGGGTGGCAGAATTGAACTGCTCCAAATTCCCGAACCAAAACCAGCCCCAGACGCTTTTGCTGATGAACATTATGTGGGATACTATCATCTCTCTTTCGATTTAACTGAGATAACACCAGATTTATCTACCTGGTTGACAAGTTTACAAGAACGTGTATTAAAAGTAGAAGAATTAGAACCGTTAAAGGTATTATTAGAACCTACACAACAGCAAATAGGCGATCGCATTTACGAAGTGGCTTTTATCGCCGATGCTGATGGCTTACCTCTGGAATTTATTCGAGTTTTAGCAAAATTCCCATAA